Genomic segment of Citrus sinensis cultivar Valencia sweet orange chromosome 7, DVS_A1.0, whole genome shotgun sequence:
ctttttttttttaaaaaaaaaaaaaactataaccAATATATATCCTCTTGATGCATTATTTTAGACAAACCTGGTGTCGAAACTAGCAaaacagaaattaaaaaaaaaaaaaatatacatgaccctttttcaaatatatgGAGTAAAAGAACTTTAAACTAAGTAGCCTTGTGTGTGCCGCTATCTAGGATTGAAAGAAATGGCTATACTCGTCATAGAAAATTCCAATATTTCTTCTGCACTTACCATAGGATGGTTCCAATTTGCCTTCTAGGAGGGCCgcgaaaatcatcatttaacCGATGTTCCAAAATCCAGACAACCACTCCCACTACGAGGAAAAAGATTCCCGTGACACACCACATTTTTGGAGTGAATGGATTCAAAAATGCCCAAGCATTAGAATTTAACTTCTTGATGGGAGCAACAACTACTAGCCCAGACTCGATATATGGCTGCGTAAAATCCACCATCTTTGTTCTTTCAGTGGTGATTGCAAAATCACCTACTGCAGCGTCATAGACCTACATGGGACAAGGAAACCACCATTAGCCAAAATAGCAAACAATATGACaaggttgaagaaaatcttcttttgtttcataCTCACATCCTCTGATACCAAACGTAAAAGATCAAATCTTTTGGGGCTGTTATGGCCATCGCCAAATGGAACTAGTTTATATGGGACAGCATAAGGCAGCAGTTCTAGCACAGCTGTAAATACATCAATGCAATATCCACTGAACTTATCAGTGCCTTTCCCTTGAGCGACAAACTCAGGATAAATAACCTGACTTGGAACTCCAATTCGTAAATGCCTTCCATTGTTTGGGAAAACCCATCCCCGAGGTTTCTGCGTTGTTTGTCCTGGCCAGACTGCGCTATATAGATGTTGACTTGAAGCAGAGCGATTAGATGGCTCTTTGTAAAGTGCTTCTGGAGGCACAACTGATAAGCCAGAATAATTAGACCAGTAACCAATTCTTCTAGAGCCCGTGCCAATAACATTGATGACTTCATATGCAGGATTAATGAGGTCTCTATCTGATGTAAATTTAATGGGACCTGTTACACCAGTCATATTGACTTGTAAGATATTATCAAGCAACATTTTCCCTCCATTGAAGATGCTCACAGAACTAAAACGCATATCTCCTCTAGATAGCTCTGACAATTTGGAATCCtctgaaaatgaaatatttcccCCTTGATCAAAAAATGCACCAATTGCATGAGCCAGAAGCCATAATGTATCATAGGCATAAAGACCAAAAGAATTCAAGCCAATTGGGCCGTTAAGTGTATTTCTTCTTGTCAAGTTGCTCCACCTAGTGACAAACTTCCTCTTTTCTTCTGAACTCTGTGTGTACATACGCAATGTGAGAACTCCTTGAATGTCATCCATTTTCTCTGAATGGAGCTGAGAATCAGTATCTAAGATGCTAGATAGCCAATCTGTAACTATCCACACATACCCCGATTCCATCATTCGAAGATGTTTGGCTGCATTGAGCACTTCTAGACCCCAAATATCATAAGTGTGAAGAACAAGAATGCGAGACATCATAGAGGACACTGTAAGTAGGGTATCAATTATCTGGTTCCTGCTTCCTTTAGGACTCAAAGGTACTTTATGCGACAGCCAGCAGCGTTTTTCAGCCAGCTTATCTCCTAAAGCAGCAATGCCGTTTCTTCCATGATCATCATCGACATAGAGAGCTATTACGTTTCGCCATCCAAAATAATCCACAATATCTGCTATTGCAGCCATTTGATAGAGATCACTCTGTGTTGTCCTAACAAAGAACGGATACTGAAGCGAAGAAAGTGAGGGGTCTGTTGCTGCAAATGATAATAGAGGTACTTGAAACTCATTGGCAATATGTGAAACTAAATGAGCTATGACTGAAAACTGGGGGCCTATTATGGCCACAGTCTCATTCTCGAGCAATGTCAAAGCTGtaaacaattattaaaaagacaGATGAGGAATTAATACGTGTAACTCAAATAACTTAGCTGATGTGACAAATTGTGAGTAAGAATTTACCCTCAACCATGCCTAGAAATCGGCTGTAATTGGTGTCGTGCACAGTTAGCTTCAGCTTAGTTCCACCGAGGATTGCTGGGTTAGAATTGACATCTTCAACTGCAGCTTCTATTGCAACTTTTGCAACCTTGCCGATGGTTGAATTCAAAGCGAAAACAGCCCCAATGTTTAAAACAGGAGGTATTGTACTAACACCATTCATACTAATCCCAGCTGAAAAACAGAAATTGTAGACAACCACTAAAGCCAATAGGTAAATTTTAGTCATGATGGATTGCCTAAACACTACTCCAAAATCTTATACGAATGCAGATTGGAGAAAAATATCAGTCAAAAGAAATACAAGAGTAGACTCAAGCACTCAGcagttaaatattaaataaaatacttaTGCAAGGaagaacaaaagcaaaaatacaGATTCCATTCTCCCAGTCCCAGATGTGTTTGTGCTCTACACTTAATACAACCATACGTAACCCAGTCATTGGAAATGAAGATTTATACAGGCACCAAGTAAACAAAGAGGAAATATTACACTGCATCACTAGTGCACCTTTACCTGCTGGCTGCTGCGGTGCTAAAACTTTTTTGTTTCCATGCTGGAAAAGTCAATGAGAATTGAGAAATGGACAAAGATCATGTGCAAAACATGAAACGTAATAGAAACGACTCACCAATTagtcaattattaattatgatgCTGACGCCGCATGCCAAATAAAACAAAGGAAGGAGATTCCGAGAAGCTTTGAATATTGGGCATGTGAGTGAGACCGAGACTTGAGAGTGAGACCACGCAGATAACACATAGATGGACATTGTTTTGACAGCACTTAGCAGCCAGCCTTACCTTACTGCAAATAGTTCGCATATAAAATCTGTGAATATTGTTcagataatataataaatgagtaaatttTGGTTGTGTAAAATAAACATGAcaatataattcatttaagaAACTATTacacataatattattatgtaatGAAACAATCAACTCAAAGCACAATTATTACGTTGCGAGTAGGCTCCTtccatattaatatttaagcaaaaaaattaagtagatactaaaatttccaaaatccggaaaaaaaaaaaaacatgggACGGGATCAATGTTCATGAGACAGGGGCACTGcatcatcaactaattaataacaaGCAAAGACAATTAATGTAGatacattcatttatttatttatttatttaattacgaGAGGAGGGAGATTAAAAACCACGTGTCAGTGCCCTATCTAACTCTCAGTCTGAACCGCTACAATGGCGACCGGGAAACCTGGAATCTCCAGTCACACAACTTCCTCTCAACGGTCCTCCCTTTCCTACTACAATGCTGTGGTTTtaactttctctttttatattcttcttctt
This window contains:
- the LOC102611032 gene encoding glutamate receptor 3.6-like isoform X2, whose protein sequence is MTKIYLLALVVVYNFCFSAGISMNGVSTIPPVLNIGAVFALNSTIGKVAKVAIEAAVEDVNSNPAILGGTKLKLTVHDTNYSRFLGMVEATDPSLSSLQYPFFVRTTQSDLYQMAAIADIVDYFGWRNVIALYVDDDHGRNGIAALGDKLAEKRCWLSHKVPLSPKGSRNQIIDTLLTVSSMMSRILVLHTYDIWGLEVLNAAKHLRMMESGYVWIVTDWLSSILDTDSQLHSEKMDDIQGVLTLRMYTQSSEEKRKFVTRWSNLTRRNTLNGPIGLNSFGLYAYDTLWLLAHAIGAFFDQGGNISFSEDSKLSELSRGDMRFSSVSIFNGGKMLLDNILQVNMTGVTGPIKFTSDRDLINPAYEVINVIGTGSRRIGYWSNYSGLSVVPPEALYKEPSNRSASSQHLYSAVWPGQTTQKPRGWVFPNNGRHLRIGVPSQVIYPEFVAQGKGTDKFSGYCIDVFTAVLELLPYAVPYKLVPFGDGHNSPKRFDLLRLVSEDVYDAAVGDFAITTERTKMVDFTQPYIESGLVVVAPIKKLNSNAWAFLNPFTPKMWCVTGIFFLVVGVVVWILEHRLNDDFRGPPRRQIGTILWFSFSTLFFSHKERTVNSLSRLVLIIWLFVVLILTSSYTASLTSILTVEQLSSPIKDIQSLVASSDHIGYQRGSFAENYLTDELNIDKSRLVPLNTAEEYEKALTDGPKNGGVSAVIDERAYMEVFLSTRCEFSIIGQEFTRIGWGFAFPRDSPLAVDMSIAILELSENGDLQRIHDKWLTRSACSSQGAKQEADQLHLKSFWGLFVLCGVACLLALLIYLIQIVRQFARHYLDLQELESAGPSSQSSRLQTFISFAGEKEVVIKNLSKKRKLERASTGDIDKDKSTDGDLNGSVNPGNEAKLVAFEVFGHNSHFY
- the LOC102611032 gene encoding glutamate receptor 3.6-like isoform X1, which produces MTKIYLLALVVVYNFCFSAGISMNGVSTIPPVLNIGAVFALNSTIGKVAKVAIEAAVEDVNSNPAILGGTKLKLTVHDTNYSRFLGMVEALTLLENETVAIIGPQFSVIAHLVSHIANEFQVPLLSFAATDPSLSSLQYPFFVRTTQSDLYQMAAIADIVDYFGWRNVIALYVDDDHGRNGIAALGDKLAEKRCWLSHKVPLSPKGSRNQIIDTLLTVSSMMSRILVLHTYDIWGLEVLNAAKHLRMMESGYVWIVTDWLSSILDTDSQLHSEKMDDIQGVLTLRMYTQSSEEKRKFVTRWSNLTRRNTLNGPIGLNSFGLYAYDTLWLLAHAIGAFFDQGGNISFSEDSKLSELSRGDMRFSSVSIFNGGKMLLDNILQVNMTGVTGPIKFTSDRDLINPAYEVINVIGTGSRRIGYWSNYSGLSVVPPEALYKEPSNRSASSQHLYSAVWPGQTTQKPRGWVFPNNGRHLRIGVPSQVIYPEFVAQGKGTDKFSGYCIDVFTAVLELLPYAVPYKLVPFGDGHNSPKRFDLLRLVSEDVYDAAVGDFAITTERTKMVDFTQPYIESGLVVVAPIKKLNSNAWAFLNPFTPKMWCVTGIFFLVVGVVVWILEHRLNDDFRGPPRRQIGTILWFSFSTLFFSHKERTVNSLSRLVLIIWLFVVLILTSSYTASLTSILTVEQLSSPIKDIQSLVASSDHIGYQRGSFAENYLTDELNIDKSRLVPLNTAEEYEKALTDGPKNGGVSAVIDERAYMEVFLSTRCEFSIIGQEFTRIGWGFAFPRDSPLAVDMSIAILELSENGDLQRIHDKWLTRSACSSQGAKQEADQLHLKSFWGLFVLCGVACLLALLIYLIQIVRQFARHYLDLQELESAGPSSQSSRLQTFISFAGEKEVVIKNLSKKRKLERASTGDIDKDKSTDGDLNGSVNPGNEAKLVAFEVFGHNSHFY